The genome window GAGCTTACATAACATCAATCCTTATCTTAATAGTTCCGACACCTTCGTTTCTAACTTATCTCCCTTTCTCCACTGGTTGCAGACTTCTACCTACGGCCCAGTTTCTCTATTATTTTTTTGGGTATCAGCATTGGCTTTACCAATTAGCCCTTTACTAGCAGTTTATATTTTTAAAATCATCTGCGTCTTGGTACACGCGCTCAATGCTTATTTAATTTGGCGGTTGCTAACAAGTTATGAAAACCGTCACCTCATAACAATGGCATATTTAGTCAATCCCATGCTATTGAACGAACAAATAACTAACGCTCACCTTGACGTTTTAGTTGCTAATACATCGATCGTTTTAATAGGATGTATTTATTACCAACGTTATGTTTTTGCAATTTTAGCAATTTGGGTGGGTTTTCTAGTAAAAACTTTACCTATAATTTGGTTGCCTTTAGTTTTTGCTTTCCTATGCAAGGAGCGTCGGTGGAGAGATTTAGCAGCATCTGTCTTGCTTTCTTTATTAATTGTCGCCGTGATAACTTATACATTTATGCCAACAGTTTCAGCTTGGAGAAGTGTGTTAAATCCGGCAACCGCCGGAGCGACAGCTCGATCTTTTCACCATGCTCTCAATTTATTTCTGAATTTTTGGCCAAATGTAAGTGTTGAAACTAGGGAAAGTATTCTATCATTCCTCAAATATTTTGCGTATTTAAGCTGGATTGTTTACTATACAGGGACGTTAATTAAATTATTATTCCGCAAAAAATATTCGGAAATTAATTTGGTATCAGATATTGGATGGACGACTCTCACTTTGTTTTTGTTTGCTACACCTTGGCTAATGCCTTGGTATCCATCTATTTTGCTGCCAATTGCTGCTTTGAGTATCAATTCTCCCCATTTTGTATTGACAAGTTTAACTTTTTCTTTGTCACCCAGTCTCATTTTGGGAGCGGGATCGGGAACAACTGTGATATCCCTAGTTACGAGTTTTGTTAGCGTTGTCCCCCCTACAGCATTGCTAATATTCGGGCGGAAAAAGGCACTGTTTTAATTTAAATTGATTGCTGACCGCCAACTGTTAATTTTTTTAGACTGACAACGTACTCCAACAAACCCTCGGAAGCGTCCAGCAGCAAATCAATTACTCGATCGAATCCCTCCGGGCCACCGTAGTAAGGATCTGGCACTTCTTTAAGGTCGTATTTCTGGCAAAAATCGCACATCAGCCGCACTTTATCTTTATACTTTCCAGCCGGGTCCAGGGCAAGAATATTGCGATAATTGTCCCGATCCATGGCCAGAATCAAATCAAAATTTTCAAAATCTTTCCTGGTAAATTGGCGGGCTTCACCTAGCAATTCAATGTCTCGCTTCCGCGCCGCCAATGCCATCCGCCTGTCAGGGGGGCTGCCAACGTGATAGCTAGCAGTTCCCGCCGAATCGCAGGTGATGCGATCGCTCAAACCAGCTTGTTCAATTAAGTGATTCATAATATTTTCTGCTGAGGGCGATCGGCAGATATTTCCGAGGCAGACAAATAATAATTTAGTCATTAGTTAGTAATTATTAGTTATTAGTTATTAGTTATTAGCTATATCAAATCCGTTAGCATCGGAATAGTAAATTCGAGTTCACGGCGTTGACGGTTGACTGTTCACGGCGTCAAAAGTCAACATCATTCCGGTGTAACCGGAAAAGATGTTATTAGTCAGTCAACAGTCAACCGTGCTAATTTTTAGGGTGCGTCGCTTTCAGAGTCAATCTACAAGTTCCATAGAACATGGAGCAGCGACGCACCTTACTATAGCGGTTTTCCAGAAAGTTTAATCAGTCAACAGTCAACAGTCAACAGTCAACTATTGACTGATGGCTGATGACTAACCGAAACCGGGGAGATTTAGTCCACCGGTGAGTTCTTCCATTTTCTCCCGCATCGTCATCGTAGACTTAGCGTAAGCATCCTGCATCGCCACCGTGACGAGTTCAGAAACCACCTCAGCACCTTCACCGAGGGCATCCGGCGAGATTTCCACGCGGCGGGGTTCTTGGTTGCCGCTGAGAAAAACCTTGACCAAGCCGCCGCCGGCAGTTCCCTCAATTTCCATGACATCCAACTCTTCTTGGAGCTTTTTAGCTCCTTCTTGAACCTGCTGAGCTTTTTTGAAAGCTTCAGTCAGTTCTTTCATTTTTCCCAGGCCGAAGCCAAATCCTTGTCCTGATTTCGTCATAACTACTTTGTGATGGTGTGTGGGCTGGCAGTCTGCCGTTTCCGTATTACTTCAATGATGCCTTAGAAGGGAAACTCTCCCAGTATTCTAACTTCTGGCTCCAACAACAGCGACCACCGCTGCTCGACTTGCTGTTGAACGTGGCGGATCACTTGAAAAATATCATTGGCCGTTGCCGACCCGCAGTTAAGAATAAAATTAGCATGGCGCTGAGCTACTTGTGCCCCGCCGATCTGATATCCCTTCAGTCCCGCTTGTTCGATGAACCAACCTGCCGTCTTGGGGCCGGGGTTGCGGAAGACTGAGCCGCAGCTCGGTAAGTGGTAAGGTTGAGTTGTCCGCCGCTGGCTGAAATGGTCATTAGTTTCTGCCATTACTTGCGATCGGTCGAATCCCGGCTGTAATTGGAAAGTCGCTTCTGTTACTAGCCGATCGCCCCCTTGCAGCACCGAAGTCCGGTAGCGGTACTCCAACTCTTGGGGAGTCAGAATTTCCACCTTGCCGCCAGGGGATAGGACGCGAGCGTTGACCAGAATATCAGCAGTACAGCCTCTGTGAGCGCCTGCATTCATCACCACAGCCCCTCCCACGGTACCCGGTATGCCGACGGCCCATTCTAGGCCTTTCCAGCCCCGTTTAGCCGCCAACCAAGCGAGGCGGGGAATTGACTCCCCAGCCCCCGCTGTAAGTTGACCTGTTTCTGCATTAAAATTCACCTGTTTGAGGTAGCGAGTGCCGACGACCAAACCGGACAAACCCCGATCGCTCACCAACAAATTAGAACCGGCACCCAGCAGAGTCACCGGCACCCCTTCATCGTGTGCCCAGGCAAAACTCGCTTGCAAAGCCTCCATACTGCGGGGAGCAACGTACCACTCGGCCGGGCCGCCGACTCGGAAGGAAGTCAGCCCCGCCAGGGAAACTTGGGAGTTAATCTTGCAATCAGTTCCCCGCAAAGAAATAGGAGAATACACTCGCCGATTGTCCTTAACAGAGGAGTCATTCGAGATAGTCACCATCTTGAAAATCCTTAAAAATACCTTCGCTCGAAGACGTGGTTTAAAATCCATTTAGCTAACTTATGTCGCCCCTTTGAGCGAGCCGCCCGACGGAAGTTTCGGCACGACGTGCAACGCCATAATGTCGATCGACTCTACTCAGTTCGCGAGCTAATCGGGGCGATCGGCTTGTTGATAAAAAGCCATAACTTCTGGAATAATCTGATTCAGATTACCAGCGCCCAAAAACAGAGCCAAATCCCCCGGTTGCAGATTTTTGGTTAAAAACTGAGTGACTGACTCCAGGGAAGGCGCAAACTCAACCTTTCCGCCTTCTTTAGCAATCAAATCAGCAACCTGCTGCCCGCTAATCTCTCCTAAATTCGGTTCCCCAGCACTATAAATATCGCAAGCCACAACCAAATCAGCATCCCCAAAAGATTGAGCAAATTCTGGCAAAAATGTCAGAGTCCGGCTGTAACGGTGGGGTTGAAAAATTGCAACCACTCTTCGGGATCTGGGATTTTTTTCGCTACCTTCGATACGCAAGCGAGCCGCGGCCAAGGTGACACGAATTTCGCTAGGATGGTGGGCGTAGTCGTCCACAAACAGGATGTCATTGTGAAAACCCCGCACCTCAAAACGGCGGCGAGCTCCTTCAAAGCCAGCAATCGCTTTGGCAATCGCCGAAAACTCTAACCCCAACAATCGGCCCACTGCTACCGCAGCTAGTGCATTGCTGAGATTGTGTGTGCCCAACAACTTCAACTCCATTTCCCCCAGGAAAGCTCCTCGCTCCCAAATCCGGGCCTTGGTGCTTTCGGCCCCGTACTCCACGTCCGAAGCCGTGTAGTCAGCACCGCTGTCCGGCTGCAAGCTATAACTGACATGAGGGTGAAGGCAGTCTTTGACGATTTGGTCGTCTATGCAGCCCACCAAGGTTTGACAGTTTTGGGCAAACACCTTAAATGTGTCTATTACCTGGTCGAGGGTATCGTAATGGTCTGGATGATCCAGTTCGACATTCGTCACTATGCCAATTTTGGCTACCAGCTTAACGAGAGAACCGTCGGACTCATCAGCCTCTGCCACTAAGTAGTGGCCTTCCCCCAAACGGGCATTGCCTTCCCAAGCATTTACTTCGCCTCCTACTACGATGGTCGGGTCTAGACCTGCTGCCATCAGCATGAAACCGATTAAGCTGCTAGTAGTAGTTTTGCCGTGAGTCCCGGCTACGGCTATGCTTTGGTAATCTTGAATTAACGCTGCCAACACATCCGATCGATGAAAAATCGGACAGCCCAAATCTAAAGCTGCTCGATATTCGGCATTGGCTGGGTGAATAGCCGTCGAACATACTACTTGAGGCAATCCCGGAATTGCTTGGGCGCTTGAACCGTTGCCGTTCAATTGCAGAGCTTTGGCTGTCGCAACCGAAGTCCCTACCGTACCCGCCACTGCCGAGGATACGGCCCTTTCCTGTTGCCCGCAGTCGGGATTGCTACCGTTAAGGGCCGTTTGAAATAGTTCAAAATTGCTGGCGTCTTGACTCCAAAAAATATGAGCTCCCATTCCTTGCAAGCGCTCGGTTATGTGACTCGATTTAATGTCGGAGCCGTACACAGGCAACTTGCGTTTAGCTAGAATGTAGGCAAGGGCTGACATCCCAATCCCACCAATGCCGATGAAATGAAATGGTTTACCGCTAAAATCAACAGAACTCGGCATCTTTGCTCCTCACACACCACACCACGCCAATAACACGCGATATCATATCAAGAATTGTTTTTTCCGGATACAGTTCGCTAGATATTTTGTACAAAATTCTCTGCGCGTCCCTAGATTTGAGGGACTTGTAGAGATGTTTGTCTTGTATCCTATATGACTTAGTACCGAGTAGTTTTCCGGAACAGTCACAGCTCGAAAATTGCAGGTCAGAGAAAACGGGGTCTGGGGTCTGTGCCAATAGACTAATTTTGGGTGCTTGCATACTCCTGCATTCTTTCTATTTCGATCCGCCTGCTGTGCTTGGATACGGCAGCAAAAGCCCCACAACCTTTCTACCAAGATTGAGGGTAAAACCCATAAGGATTTACAAACACTACCACGAACCACAAAATTTCGCTCCTTTTATAGTCATTTATCTACTCGTACGGTCATTTTTTCTTGAAAGTCAGAGATTGACACGACCGTAACTATAGTATGTATAGCGATTTTCAAGCGTTGTGAGGTATGGGGCGAGTCCTATGCCCTATTTGGCCGATGCCCTATTTGGCCGATGCCCTATTTGGCCGATGCCCGATGCCCCATGCCCGATGCCCCATGCCCCATGCCCCATGCCCCATGCCCCATGCCCTACGAGCACCTCATGTTACTGAGAAATGCTATATTCTTACTTTCTTGTATATATACAAGTTATGCAGTTAGTCGAAATAGTCGCGAAGCCATCGATCAAACCAAATCATTGGTTTGATAGAGAAGCCGATCGACCCTCTTGGCAGCCCTTAAAATTTTTACCACTGCGCTAAGTATATCTACCCTCAAAACTTTTTCGGTCGCCGACCAACGAATGCTCAGGGGGTCGATCGCGCACTCAAAACAAGTTGGGATTAATATTGGCAAGGTTAATCATCCAGTCCCGAACCCACTCCGACGCTCAGAACCGGGTTTTTTAAGTCTTATTGAAGGTTTGAACGAATTAAGGGGGTTGAAAAAACCGGTTTCAGCGTCCAGGACGATCGTCGAAACTAGAGTCGTCCAGGGGTTGATCGCCGATGTGAAGCGAGGGTTTTCTAATAAACGAGCTTATGGTTAAAAGTGTATAAACATAAAATTGGCGCGATGTCTGTTGTGAAGCGAGAGTTTTCTAATAAACGAGCTTATGGTTAAAAGCGTACAAACATAAAATTGGCGCGATGTCTGTATTAATCCTGATTTTGGGGAAATATGGGGAAAATAGCGATTTTGGGGGGGACTTTTGACCCGGTTCACTGGGGTCACGTGTTGGTAGCCGAGACGGCTGCGAGTCAATTTGCTCTCGATCGAGTCATTTGGGTACCGGATCGCTCTCCTCCTCACAAGTGGCGCCCGGATTTGGCAAGTTTTGAGCAGCGGCGGGAAATGCTCGCTTTGGCGATCGCCGATCGCCCAGACTTCCTAATTTCGCCACCGGAGGCAAATCCCTCCGAGAGTTCTTTTGCGATCGACACCCTGCTGTATTTGCAAAAATTGTATCCCGGCGATCGTCGCTGGTACTGGATTATTGGCAGTGACGCACTCCTTACTCTCCCCAAATGGCACCGGTGCGGCGAAATTGCCCGGTTGTGCGACTGGTTGGTGGCCCCGCGTCCGACTCAGGGAGATCGAGTGACAGCAGAAAGCGGGGAGATTGGGGGACTGTCCGAGTGGGGAGATAGTCCGGGTGGAAAACCCCTTGATGCCGCGGGCGACAGGATGCAGGTTCAGGCAAATGCTGTGGGCCGGCGAGTTGCCGAACAAATGGCTCTTTTGGACGTGGAAATTCGCTGGGAGGTGCTGTCGATGGCGGCGATCGAGATTTCGTCGAGCCACATCCGCCGCTGCTGCGCCGAAAGGATCGACCTCCGCTACTTAGTCCCGGAAGTTGTCGGGACTTATATTGCAGCCCATCAGCTTTACCAGTAACCAGCGGCAGAAAGCCTAATGCCTTCTGCCTTGCAATTTCAGCCTTCTAGAAAAGTTCAAGCTTTTTTGATCGACACAAAAAGTTAGAAAGGATCGACCTTTGCGATATGATCTTGTCTCATAAGTCAATTCTTAAATTTTTCCAAAATTTAAGCCTGAGCTAGAGGCTGCCATCATTAGGAGGTACAAGGTGATTAGAGTCGCGATCAATGGTTTTGGACGTATTGGACGCAGTTTTGCGCGCTGCTGGCTGGGCAGAG of Oscillatoria nigro-viridis PCC 7112 contains these proteins:
- the murC gene encoding UDP-N-acetylmuramate--L-alanine ligase; amino-acid sequence: MPSSVDFSGKPFHFIGIGGIGMSALAYILAKRKLPVYGSDIKSSHITERLQGMGAHIFWSQDASNFELFQTALNGSNPDCGQQERAVSSAVAGTVGTSVATAKALQLNGNGSSAQAIPGLPQVVCSTAIHPANAEYRAALDLGCPIFHRSDVLAALIQDYQSIAVAGTHGKTTTSSLIGFMLMAAGLDPTIVVGGEVNAWEGNARLGEGHYLVAEADESDGSLVKLVAKIGIVTNVELDHPDHYDTLDQVIDTFKVFAQNCQTLVGCIDDQIVKDCLHPHVSYSLQPDSGADYTASDVEYGAESTKARIWERGAFLGEMELKLLGTHNLSNALAAVAVGRLLGLEFSAIAKAIAGFEGARRRFEVRGFHNDILFVDDYAHHPSEIRVTLAAARLRIEGSEKNPRSRRVVAIFQPHRYSRTLTFLPEFAQSFGDADLVVACDIYSAGEPNLGEISGQQVADLIAKEGGKVEFAPSLESVTQFLTKNLQPGDLALFLGAGNLNQIIPEVMAFYQQADRPD
- the nadD gene encoding nicotinate (nicotinamide) nucleotide adenylyltransferase, with product MGKIAILGGTFDPVHWGHVLVAETAASQFALDRVIWVPDRSPPHKWRPDLASFEQRREMLALAIADRPDFLISPPEANPSESSFAIDTLLYLQKLYPGDRRWYWIIGSDALLTLPKWHRCGEIARLCDWLVAPRPTQGDRVTAESGEIGGLSEWGDSPGGKPLDAAGDRMQVQANAVGRRVAEQMALLDVEIRWEVLSMAAIEISSSHIRRCCAERIDLRYLVPEVVGTYIAAHQLYQ
- the murB gene encoding UDP-N-acetylmuramate dehydrogenase — translated: MVTISNDSSVKDNRRVYSPISLRGTDCKINSQVSLAGLTSFRVGGPAEWYVAPRSMEALQASFAWAHDEGVPVTLLGAGSNLLVSDRGLSGLVVGTRYLKQVNFNAETGQLTAGAGESIPRLAWLAAKRGWKGLEWAVGIPGTVGGAVVMNAGAHRGCTADILVNARVLSPGGKVEILTPQELEYRYRTSVLQGGDRLVTEATFQLQPGFDRSQVMAETNDHFSQRRTTQPYHLPSCGSVFRNPGPKTAGWFIEQAGLKGYQIGGAQVAQRHANFILNCGSATANDIFQVIRHVQQQVEQRWSLLLEPEVRILGEFPF
- a CDS encoding low molecular weight protein-tyrosine-phosphatase; the protein is MTKLLFVCLGNICRSPSAENIMNHLIEQAGLSDRITCDSAGTASYHVGSPPDRRMALAARKRDIELLGEARQFTRKDFENFDLILAMDRDNYRNILALDPAGKYKDKVRLMCDFCQKYDLKEVPDPYYGGPEGFDRVIDLLLDASEGLLEYVVSLKKLTVGGQQSI
- a CDS encoding YbaB/EbfC family nucleoid-associated protein; translation: MTKSGQGFGFGLGKMKELTEAFKKAQQVQEGAKKLQEELDVMEIEGTAGGGLVKVFLSGNQEPRRVEISPDALGEGAEVVSELVTVAMQDAYAKSTMTMREKMEELTGGLNLPGFG